The following are from one region of the Vulpes vulpes isolate BD-2025 chromosome 14, VulVul3, whole genome shotgun sequence genome:
- the TLNRD1 gene encoding talin rod domain-containing protein 1: MAMASGSAGKPSGEAASPAPPAPASAVGAACSQPRKRLVSVCDHCKGKMQLVADLLLLSSEARPVLSEGPAASCAGAAESFEQCRDTIIARTKGLSILTHDVQSQLNMGRFAEAGDSLVELGDLVVSLTECSAHAAYLAAVATPGAQPAQPGLVDRYRVTRCRHEVEQGCAVLRATPLADLTPQLLLEVSQGLSRNLKFLTDACALASDKCRDRFSREQFKLGVKCMSTSASALLACVREVKAAPSELARSRCALFSGPLVQAVSALVGFATEPQFLGRAAAVSAEGKAVQTAILGGAMSVVSACVLLTQCLRDLAQHPDGGAKMSDHRERLRNSACAVSEGCTLLSQALRERSSPRTLPPVNSNSVN, translated from the coding sequence ATGGCGATGGCTAGCGGCAGCGCGGGCAAGCCCAGCGGCGAGGCGGCTTCTCCGGCTCCTCCGGCTCCCGCGAGCGCCGTCGGGGCGGCCTGCTCGCAGCCGCGGAAGAGGCTGGTGTCCGTGTGCGACCACTGCAAAGGCAAGATGCAGCTGGTGGCCGACCTGCTGCTGCTGTCGAGCGAGGCGCGGCCCGTGCTCTCCGAGGGCCCCGCCGCCTCCTGCGCCGGCGCCGCCGAGTCCTTCGAGCAGTGCCGGGACACGATCATCGCGCGCACCAAGGGGCTCTCCATCCTCACGCACGACGTGCAGAGCCAGCTCAACATGGGCCGCTTCGCGGAGGCGGGCGACAGCCTGGTGGAGCTGGGCGACCTGGTGGTGTCGCTGACCGAGTGCTCGGCGCACGCGGCCTACCTGGCGGCGGTGGCCACGCCGGGCGCGCAGCCCGCGCAGCCGGGCCTGGTGGACCGCTACCGCGTGACGCGCTGCCGCCACGAGGTGGAGCAGGGCTGCGCCGTGCTGCGCGCCACCCCGCTGGCCGACCTGACGCCGCAGCTGCTGCTCGAGGTGTCGCAGGGCCTGTCGCGCAACCTCAAGTTCCTGACGGACGCGTGCGCCCTGGCCAGCGACAAGTGCCGGGACCGCTTCTCGCGCGAGCAGTTCAAGCTGGGCGTCAAGTGCATGAGCACGAGCGCGTCGGCGCTGCTGGCCTGCGTGCGCGAGGTGAAGGCGGCGCCCAGCGAGCTGGCCCGCAGCCGCTGCGCGCTCTTCAGCGGGCCGCTGGTGCAGGCGGTGAGCGCGCTGGTGGGCTTCGCCACCGAGCCGCAGTTCCTGGGTCGCGCGGCGGCCGTGAGCGCCGAGGGCAAGGCGGTGCAGACCGCCATCCTGGGCGGCGCCATGAGCGTGGTGTCGGCCTGCGTGCTCCTGACCCAGTGCCTCAGGGATCTGGCGCAGCACCCGGACGGGGGCGCCAAGATGTCGGACCACAGGGAGAGGCTGAGGAACTCGGCCTGCGCCGTGTCTGAAGGCTGCACCCTGCTATCTCAGGCTTTACGGGAGAGGTCTTCGCCCAGGACTTTACCGCCAGTGAATTCCAATTCTGTGAATtag